A single Dermacentor variabilis isolate Ectoservices chromosome 9, ASM5094787v1, whole genome shotgun sequence DNA region contains:
- the LOC142557256 gene encoding uncharacterized protein LOC142557256: protein MRYKGSVFLQKPLEKGLPKVSVLPHYTMTFLSWISWFVSAHMVAGLFTLKSSSMQIPCNESLSLTMSEWTHQDLPETVPRTLTNCPAQLHGCSQELIGCSANTYVVTCSCAPNCRAYGDCCWNVAFTTTPVAQMPRASCIEVQVSATTKIHVNMVTGCSATWPNDDVRDACERPESFTDNFYIIPATSVTGVTYRNGFCAKCNKDVANTIFWSVVEHRLDRGVHMLPPRVAQSDASLHLRPCNQGATVNTCSENVSEVVSRKCQMYYAPVRDANIPGSPAFKNVYCALCNGVNMSRLSCSPTVHRPVALRQGVQTSQLSGLLKPVMRTPACYALHDGRCYIRRSRDVSKRHHSSGMQHDIAEGGARSTEPEFPSRYRSERPSKNGVQHYVAFLCTSISISFIILKLVVFCAYKEARSSSSSCTMCLAVTLLVAQMLFLFTKCVELEESVCFAGAVFAHYSFLSTFLWTCVLSFDIWKSLTTVQVSSTSRNTLALYSLLSWGAPLLVVSAALTVDQTAPQSVLSPNYGDPICFIGSFWGLVVYFLLPMASLVLFCLILYLHTVHYIRTTSSAADGADANSKTRSGDTLKHGQQRTNLALFVRLAIIMGAPWAVALAGSFVHSTIIESIVNVLVGSQGVYLFFVFKDYRYIWWSLRKLIAKTDPSTSS, encoded by the exons ATGCGATACAAAGGCAGTGTGTTCTTGCAAAAGCCGTTGGAG AAAGGGCTGCCCAAGGTTTCAGTCTTACCACATTATACGATGACATTCCTCTCGTGGATATCGTGGTTCGTCTCGGCCCACATGGTGGCAGGGCTCTTCACGCTCAAGTCGTCAAGCATGCAGATACCATGCAACGAGAGTTTGTCACTGACGATGTCCGAGTGGACGCACCAGGACCTACCAGAAACCGTTCCTCGGACGCTCACCAACTGCCCTGCGCAATTGCACGGCTGCTCGCAAGAGCTGATCGGCTGCAGCGCGAACACGTACGTGGTGACGTGCTCCTGCGCACCCAACTGCAGAGCCTACGGTGACTGTTGCTGGAACGTCGCGTTTACCACAACTCCCGTGGCACAGATGCCCAGGGCATCGTGCATCGAAGTACAAGTCTCAGCGACGACGAAAATTCACGTCAACATGGTCACTGGTTGCTCCGCAACCTGGCCTAACGACGACGTGCGAGATGCGTGCGAAAGACCGGAGTCCTTTACGGATAATTTTTACATCATTCCGGCCACAAGCGTTACTGGTGTCACATACCG GAATGGTTTCTGTGCCAAGTGTAACAAGGACGTGGCGAATACAATCTTCTGGAGTGTAGTGGAGCACAGACTAGACCGCGGCGTCCACATGCTTCCCCCAAGAGTCGCCCAAAGTGATGCATCGCTTCACCTGAGGCCCTGTAATCAAGGCGCGACTGTCAACACATGCTCGGAGAACGTTTCCGAGGTCGTTTCCCGAAAATGCCAGATGTACTACGCACCAGTCCGGGACGCTAACATTCCAGGCTCACCGGCGTTCAAGAACGTCTACTGTGCCTTGTGTAACGGGGTAAACATGTCGCGCTTGTCTTGCAGTCCGACCGTCCATCGCCCTGTGGCGCTACGCCAAGGCGTACAGACGTCTCAGCTAAGCGGCTTGTTAAAACCGGTGATGAGGACACCTGCATGTTACGCCCTTCACGATGGCCGCTGCTACATCCGGCGCTCTCGGGACGTCTCAAAAAGACATCATAGCTCCGGGATGCAACACGACATTGCAGAAGGCGGGGCACGTTCTACGGAACCAGAATTTCCAAGCAGATACAGGTCGGAGAGGCCAAGCAAAAACGGTGTGCAGCACTACGTCGCGTTTCTCTGCACATCTATCTCGATATCTTTCATCATACTGAAGCTCGTTGTGTTCTGTGCCTACAAGGAGGCCCGAAGCTCTTCGTCCTCTTGCACGATGTGCCTGGCAGTGACGCTGCTAGTCGCTCAAATGCTCTTCCTCTTCACAAAGTGCGTGGAACTTGAGGAATCCGTTTGCTTCGCCGGCGCGGTGTTTGCCCATTACAGCTTCCTCAGCACATTCTTGTGGACGTGCGTGCTGTCCTTTGACATCTGGAAAAGCCTGACCACCGTCCAGGTGTCCTCGACCAGCAGGAACACACTGGCCTTGTACTCTCTTCTTTCCTGGGGCGCGCCCTTACTGGTGGTCAGCGCCGCTTTGACCGTGGATCAGACTGCTCCTCAATCGGTGCTATCTCCCAACTACGGCGATCCTATATGCTTCATCGGCTCCTTCTGGGGCCTTGTGGTCTACTTCTTACTGCCCATGGCGTCGCTAGTGCTGTTCTGCCTGATTCTATACTTGCACACTGTGCACTACATTCGCACGACGTCTTCTGCAGCTGACGGCGCGGACGCCAACTCAAAGACCCGAAGCGGTGACACTTTGAAGCACGGTCAACAACGGACCAACCTTGCGCTTTTCGTTCGCCTGGCCATCATCATGGGCGCGCCCTGGGCCGTCGCCCTTGCCGGTTCTTTCGTCCACAGCACAATCATCGAATCCATCGTGAACGTTTTGGTTGGTTCCCAAGGGGTCTACCTGTTCTTCGTCTTCAAGGACTACCGCTACATTTGGTGGTCTCTTCGTAAGCTAATAGCGAAGACAGATCCCAGCACCAGTTCTTGA